In a genomic window of Xenopus laevis strain J_2021 chromosome 5S, Xenopus_laevis_v10.1, whole genome shotgun sequence:
- the flrt3.S gene encoding leucine-rich repeat transmembrane protein FLRT3 isoform X1: MSTETWNLFVAWAQFLLLLRMLPQCDSAKPCPSVCRCDAGFIYCNDRDLTSIPSGIPDDATTLYLQNNQINNAGIPSDLKGLDKVERIYLYRNSLDEFPINLPKNVKELHLQENNIRTITYDALLQIPFIEELHLDDNSVSAVSIEDGAFRDNIFLRLLFLSRNHLSTIPWGLPKTIEELRLDDNRISTISEISLQDLTNLKRLVLDGNLLNNNGLGERVFMNLINLTELSLVRNSLTSPPANLPGTSLRKLYLQENHMNYVPPNSFADLTQLYRLDMSNNNLTALPQGIFDDLDNLTQLFLRNNPWYCGCKMKWVRDWLQSLPSKVNVRGLMCQAPERVRGMTIKDLNKELFDCKDRIGSNTIHVTTTMLNSLLPAQGQWPVPVTKQPEIRPPDINKIFRTTPIPVKKIITIQVKSITTETIYISWKVALPMTALRLSWQLGHSPVFGSITETIVTGDRAEYLLTALEPESPYRICMVPMETGNIYLSDETPVCIETETAPLKMYNPTTTLNREQEKEPYKNSSLPLAAIIGGAVALVAITLLALVCWYVHRNGSLFSRNCAYNKGRRRKDDYAEAGTKKDNSILEIRETSFPMIPINSDPLSKEEFIIHTIFPPNGVSLYKNSHSESSSNRSYRDSGIPDSDHSHS, encoded by the coding sequence ATGTCTACAGAAACTTGGAATTTGTTTGTTGCATGGGCTCAGTTTTTACTATTATTGAGAATGTTGCCACAATGTGACAGTGCCAAACCATGTCCTTCGGTGTGCCGCTGTGATGCAGGCTTCATTTATTGCAATGATAGGGACTTGACATCCATTCCTTCGGGTATCCCAGATGATGCTACAACCCTCTACCTTCAAAATAATCAGATCAATAACGCTGGCATACCTTCTGATTTAAAGGGTCTGGATAAGGTCGAGCGAATCTACTTGTATCGCAACAGTTTAGATGAGTTTCCAATTAACCTCCCTAAAAATGTCAAAGAATTGCACCTCCAGGAAAACAATATACGGACTATAACCTACGATGCACTTTTACAGATCCCTTTCATAGAAGAGTTGCATCTGGATGATAATTCTGTATCTGCAGTCAGTATAGAGGATGGAGCTTTCCGAGACAACATCTTTCTGCGGCTCCTCTTCCTTTCAAGAAATCACCTAAGCACAATACCATGGGGCCTGCCTAAAACAATAGAAGAGCTACGTTTGGATGATAATCGTATTTCTACCATCTCTGAGATCTCTTTGCAAGACCTCACCAATCTGAAACGTCTTGTCCTGGATGGGAACCTTTTAAATAATAATGGTCTGGGAGAACGGGTCTTCATGAACTTGATCAATCTGACAGAACTCTCTTTAGTACGCAATTCTCTTACCTCTCCTCCTGCAAACCTGCCTGGCACCAGCCTGAGAAAGCTTTACCTTCAAGAAAACCATATGAACTATGTACCACCTAATTCATTTGCCGATTTGACACAACTCTACCGGCTTGATATGTCCAATAACAATCTCACGGCTTTACCTCAGGGTATATTTGATGACTTGGATAACCTAACCCAATTATTCCTGCGCAACAATCCTTGGTATTGTGGATGTAAAATGAAGTGGGTGCGTGACTGGCTGCAATCTCTGCCATCCAAAGTTAATGTCCGTGGGTTGATGTGCCAGGCTCCAGAGAGAGTAAGAGGAATGACCATCAAAGACCTTAACAAAGAACTGTTTGATTGTAAAGACAGGATTGGTTCGAATACAATACATGTTACAACAACAATGTTAAACTCTTTGCTTCCAGCACAAGGCCAGTGGCCAGTGCCTGTGACCAAACAACCTGAAATAAGACCTCCAGATATCAATAAGATCTTTCGGACAACTCCAATACCCGTCAAAAAAATTATTACGATTCAGGTGAAATCAATAACAACAGAGACTATCTATATCTCTTGGAAAGTGGCCCTGCCAATGACCGCTTTGAGACTTAGCTGGCAACTGGGTCATAGTCCTGTTTTTGGATCTATAACGGAAACAATTGTGACAGGTGACAGGGCAGAGTATTTGCTTACAGCTCTTGAGCCTGAATCACCGTATCGCATATGTATGGTTCCCATGGAAACCGGCAACATCTACCTTTCTGATGAAACCCCTGTTTGCATTGAAACAGAGACTGCTCCACTTAAAATGTACAACCCAACCACCACATTGAACAGAGAGCAAGAGAAGGAGCCTTATAAGAACTCGAGTTTACCATTAGCTGCAATCATTGGGGGAGCCGTGGCTCTGGTAGCTATTACACTCCTCGCTTTGGTGTGTTGGTACGTTCACCGGAATGGGTCTCTGTTTTCCAGGAACTGTGCCTACAACAAGGGTCGCAGAAGAAAAGACGACTATGCAGAAGCTGGTACAAAGAAGGACAATTCCATTTTAGAAATCAGGGAGACTTCTTTTCCGATGATACCAATAAATAGTGACCCATTGTCCAAGGAGGAGTTTATAATACACACTATATTTCCACCCAATGGAGTGAGCCTGTACAAAAACAGTCACAGTGAGAGCAGTAGTAACAGAAGTTACAGAGACAGTGGTATACCAGATTCCGATCATTCACATTCATGA
- the flrt3.S gene encoding leucine-rich repeat transmembrane protein FLRT3 precursor (The RefSeq protein has 1 substitution compared to this genomic sequence), with translation MSTETWNLFVAWAQFLLLLRMLPQCDSAKPCPSVCRCDAGFIYCNDRDLTSIPSGIPDDATTLYLQNNQINNAGIPSDLKGLDKVERIYLYRNSLDEFPINLPKNVKELHLQENNIRTITYDALLQIPFIEELHLDDNSVSAVSIEDGAFRDNIFLRLLFLSRNHLSTIPWGLPKTIEELRLDDNRISTISEISLQDLTNLKRLVLDGNLLNNNGLGERVFMNLINLTELSLVRNSLTSPPANLPGTSLRKLYLQENHMNYVPPNSFADLTQLYRLDMSNNNLTALPQGIFDDLDNLTQLFLRNNPWYCGCKMKWVRDWLQSLPSKVNVRGLMCQAPERVRGMTIKDLNKELFDCKDRIGSNTIHVTTTTLNSLLPAQGQWPVPVTKQPEIRPPDINKIFRTTPIPVKKIITIQVKSITTETIYISWKVALPMTALRLSWQLGHSPVFGSITETIVTGDRAEYLLTALEPESPYRICMVPMETGNIYLSDETPVCIETETAPLKMYNPTTTLNREQEKEPYKNSSLPLAAIIGGAVALVAITLLALVCWYVHRNGSLFSRNCAYNKGRRRKDDYAEAGTKKDNSILEIRETSFPMIPINSDPLSKEEFIIHTIFPPNGVSLYKNSHSESSSNRSYRDSGIPDSDHSHS, from the coding sequence ATGTCTACAGAAACTTGGAATTTGTTTGTTGCATGGGCTCAGTTTTTACTATTATTGAGAATGTTGCCACAATGTGACAGTGCCAAACCATGTCCTTCGGTGTGCCGCTGTGATGCAGGCTTCATTTATTGCAATGATAGGGACTTGACATCCATTCCTTCGGGTATCCCAGATGATGCTACAACCCTCTACCTTCAAAATAATCAGATCAATAACGCTGGCATACCTTCTGATTTAAAGGGTCTGGATAAGGTCGAGCGAATCTACTTGTATCGCAACAGTTTAGATGAGTTTCCAATTAACCTCCCTAAAAATGTCAAAGAATTGCACCTCCAGGAAAACAATATACGGACTATAACCTACGATGCACTTTTACAGATCCCTTTCATAGAAGAGTTGCATCTGGATGATAATTCTGTATCTGCAGTCAGTATAGAGGATGGAGCTTTCCGAGACAACATCTTTCTGCGGCTCCTCTTCCTTTCAAGAAATCACCTAAGCACAATACCATGGGGCCTGCCTAAAACAATAGAAGAGCTACGTTTGGATGATAATCGTATTTCTACCATCTCTGAGATCTCTTTGCAAGACCTCACCAATCTGAAACGTCTTGTCCTGGATGGGAACCTTTTAAATAATAATGGTCTGGGAGAACGGGTCTTCATGAACTTGATCAATCTGACAGAACTCTCTTTAGTACGCAATTCTCTTACCTCTCCTCCTGCAAACCTGCCTGGCACCAGCCTGAGAAAGCTTTACCTTCAAGAAAACCATATGAACTATGTACCACCTAATTCATTTGCCGATTTGACACAACTCTACCGGCTTGATATGTCCAATAACAATCTCACGGCTTTACCTCAGGGTATATTTGATGACTTGGATAACCTAACCCAATTATTCCTGCGCAACAATCCTTGGTATTGTGGATGTAAAATGAAGTGGGTGCGTGACTGGCTGCAATCTCTGCCATCCAAAGTTAATGTCCGTGGGTTGATGTGCCAGGCTCCAGAGAGAGTAAGAGGAATGACCATCAAAGACCTTAACAAAGAACTGTTTGATTGTAAAGACAGGATTGGTTCGAATACAATACATGTTACAACAACAATGTTAAACTCTTTGCTTCCAGCACAAGGCCAGTGGCCAGTGCCTGTGACCAAACAACCTGAAATAAGACCTCCAGATATCAATAAGATCTTTCGGACAACTCCAATACCCGTCAAAAAAATTATTACGATTCAGGTGAAATCAATAACAACAGAGACTATCTATATCTCTTGGAAAGTGGCCCTGCCAATGACCGCTTTGAGACTTAGCTGGCAACTGGGTCATAGTCCTGTTTTTGGATCTATAACGGAAACAATTGTGACAGGTGACAGGGCAGAGTATTTGCTTACAGCTCTTGAGCCTGAATCACCGTATCGCATATGTATGGTTCCCATGGAAACCGGCAACATCTACCTTTCTGATGAAACCCCTGTTTGCATTGAAACAGAGACTGCTCCACTTAAAATGTACAACCCAACCACCACATTGAACAGAGAGCAAGAGAAGGAGCCTTATAAGAACTCGAGTTTACCATTAGCTGCAATCATTGGGGGAGCCGTGGCTCTGGTAGCTATTACACTCCTCGCTTTGGTGTGTTGGTACGTTCACCGGAATGGGTCTCTGTTTTCCAGGAACTGTGCCTACAACAAGGGTCGCAGAAGAAAAGACGACTATGCAGAAGCTGGTACAAAGAAGGACAATTCCATTTTAGAAATCAGGGAGACTTCTTTTCCGATGATACCAATAAATAGTGACCCATTGTCCAAGGAGGAGTTTATAATACACACTATATTTCCACCCAATGGAGTGAGCCTGTACAAAAACAGTCACAGTGAGAGCAGTAGTAACAGAAGTTACAGAGACAGTGGTATACCAGATTCCGATCATTCACATTCATGA